Within Phycisphaerales bacterium, the genomic segment CGCCATCGCACACGGGCGTACTCCAACTGCCGCAGCACGCGCGTAGCGTAATGGTCTTACACCGGGCGCCCGCCCCGCGCTCCCCCCCCGCGCTCCCCCCCGGAGGTGAGGATTCGTCTCACCTGCTTACGCCTTACGGCCTCGGCCCGGGCGGGGGCATGTCTTCCGGCAACACGAAGCGTGTCAGGTCCTGCAGTTCGAGCTCCGGCAGATCCTCATCCGTGTTCGCGATGTAGACCCACCAGTTGTTGTACCCGTACTCCGTAGACCCCGGGAACTTGGGCACACGCTCGCAGATCCACTTCATATACCCGAACTGGTTGTTGCCCCACTCGTCCGCAGATACCAGGCGCGGCGCGCCCCGCACATCGGGGTAGCGCGTCCAGTTGTCGGCCCAGGAAAGAGTCCGGCGCTTGTTGTTATAGTCGTAGCCCGATTGTCCGTTTGGCGGCACGTGGCAGTTCCCGACGTGTGACGGCGTGCCCACGTGGTCCATCTCCAGCCAGGAGAACACGTTCCATGGGTCCCGCCGGCCGTGCGTATCCCAGATCCCGTCGGACACCGCCAGCAGCGCCTGGCTCTCGATCCGGTGCACATAGCTGTGGATCATGTTGTCAGCCCCCACCTCGTAATTGAACCCCATGACCCAGGTGGTACGCCCCAGCTCCGGCGGGATGTCGTACGGGCGGTAGAGCCAAGGATTGTCGGTCGGACCAAAGCGGGCGTAGCGATTCGGAATGAAACCGGCAAACTCGTCGAAGTGCATCCCGCTGGCGCCCCAGACCCACAACTCCGTGATGCCTTCCTGCTGGAAGCGCTCGAGCAATCCGTTCTCCTCGAACATCAACCGGTACGAGCTGGTGGCCGGCTGCCATTGCTGTGTCCGGCGGACTTCCATGAAGGTCTCGTCCGTGTAGCGGAAGCCGTCGACTTTCTTCGGGTAATTGTCGACCTCGATGATGTCCACGATGTCGTAGTTGATGTAGCCCCAGCTCGCCTCACGAATCACGTTGGCGAGGATGTATGAATACTCGCGAGGATCGTTGGCATTCAGGTGCTCGATCAGACTCTTGCCGCCCTCGCTCTCGAGAATTGGGTTGTAGATCAGCACGACGACCTTCGCGTGCTTACGCCCCGTGGCGACGCGCTCGTGGTACTGAAACGGCGGGCGTTCCCACTCCATCTGCTCACGGTTGCGGACGATGTACGCACCGGTATTGGCAACACGGCCCTCCGGCGCAACTTCGTGTAGGGCCTGCCACGACGGGGTGCTTGAAGTACAGCCGGGCAGCAGGAAGGGGAGTAAAATCAGTGGAATGATACGTTTCATTTTGAGACTCCTGTCGGGGCGGTGTTACGGCCGACTCCACGGCTAACTGGCGTGGGGGGGCAGCGGGGCACGGTACAGTGGTGCAGAACTCACTGGGTGACCATGGTAGTCCGTAACCCGGTCACCGCACCAGTCCCGCCACCGTGTCAGATTCGGTGGGCGACTGGCCTGCGAGCCGACTATCATTCGCCAACATGGTTGACTCCCAGAGGAACGCAGAGGCGACGTCGTCGGCCCCGGTTGGATACGTGGCTGAGTGCCCCGTACCTTTGAGTTGGCGCACCGTCTTGCGCCGGCTCGGCCCGGCCGGCCCGCTGGCCGTCGTTGCGGCAACCATGCCCGCAATCGGCGGGATCGTGCTATTGCTGACGCTGGAACCCGTGGGCCAGTGGCTCCGCGGGCACCAGGAATGGGGAATCCTGTTCTACATCCTCGGTTTCGCCCTATTTGCAGGGCTGGCGCTGCTGCCGACTTACTCCCAGGCCGTGCTCGGTGGCTGGGCCTTCGGCTTTGTCGTGGGCTTTCCAGCCGCAATGGCCGGTTTCGTCGGTGGGGGGCTGCTGGGCTACATCGTAGCGCAACGGATGACGGGGGACCGTGTGCTGGAGATTGTGCGTGAGCGGCCGAAGTGGCTGGCTGTTTACCAGGCCCTGCTTGCAGGTGGCTTCTGGAAAACGCTCGGCATCGTGATCCTGATGCGGTTGCCGCCAAACTCGCCGTTCGCATTCACCAACCTGCTGATGGCAGCGACCCGGGTTCCGCCGCTCGTCTACGCACTCGGTACACTCATCGGCATGGCGCCACGCACCGGTGCGGCCGTATTCATCGCCGCAGGACTGCGCGAGATTGCGATCGGCGAGGCCACCGCGGTGCCGCGCTGGCTCTGGTTCACGGGACTGGGGCTTTCGATCGTAGTGGTGATCGTCATCGGTCAGCTTGCCCAGCGAGCCATCACGCGCGTGGCGGGTGGGGTGAACACGGCGTAACTGCGCTTCCCGGGTGGAGGGGGCTACAGCACGCGCAGCCAGACCGCCTTGAGGTAGAGCGACTCAGGGCAGTTCAGCATGACGGGGTGGTCGCCTCCGGCCCCGGTACGATCCACGAGTTGCAATTGGCGCCCGGCTCGTTGCCCCGCGCGGTGAACCGCGTCGAGGAAGGTCGGCAACGGCACTCGCCCGCTGCACGTGCACGTCAGCAGCAGGCCGCCGGGACGCACCAGTTGGATTCCCAGGTGGTTCAGGTCGTGGTACTTCTGAAGACCGGTCTCCATCTCTTCGCGATAGAGTACGAACTTCGGCGGGTCGAGCACGACGACGTCGTACTGCCGCCTATTCTGGATCATCTGGCGCAGGTATGCGAAGGCGTCGGCGTGAACCAGGTTCAGGCGGC encodes:
- a CDS encoding TVP38/TMEM64 family protein — protein: MAECPVPLSWRTVLRRLGPAGPLAVVAATMPAIGGIVLLLTLEPVGQWLRGHQEWGILFYILGFALFAGLALLPTYSQAVLGGWAFGFVVGFPAAMAGFVGGGLLGYIVAQRMTGDRVLEIVRERPKWLAVYQALLAGGFWKTLGIVILMRLPPNSPFAFTNLLMAATRVPPLVYALGTLIGMAPRTGAAVFIAAGLREIAIGEATAVPRWLWFTGLGLSIVVVIVIGQLAQRAITRVAGGVNTA